DNA sequence from the Nitrospirota bacterium genome:
TTTTGTGCCATTCTCCAATACAACCTCCGGTATATTTTTGCTAATTATTTCCCGGTATCGGGGTTCCATCATCTTACTGCTTGCGGGCAGATTGGCCCAGAGCTGAAATCCACCCATCAGTCCGTTTGGATCACCCTTGGGCATTTCCTGATGTATTATCCCGCTGCCAGCGGTCATCCACTGCAGGTCACCGGCCGATATTACGCCCTTGTTACCCATACTGTCACCATGTTCCACCTTTCCGCTGAGGACATATGTTATGGTCTCGATGCCGCGATGAGGATGCCATGGAAACCCTTTTAAATAGTGCTCCGGCTTGTTAGATCGGAAATCATCCAGAAGCAGGAACGGATCAAGCATTGGGACTTCACTAAACCCAAAGACCCGTTTCAGGTGAACTCCTGCGCCTTCAATAACCGGCTTACTTTTCAATAC
Encoded proteins:
- a CDS encoding pirin family protein, which encodes MYEVRKIRKVLKSKPVIEGAGVHLKRVFGFSEVPMLDPFLLLDDFRSNKPEHYLKGFPWHPHRGIETITYVLSGKVEHGDSMGNKGVISAGDLQWMTAGSGIIHQEMPKGDPNGLMGGFQLWANLPASSKMMEPRYREIISKNIPEVVLENGTKIKVISGKLGNIQGPVQDIVIDPEYFDITVSAGSKYTHQTKRGHTVFAYVIEGTGYFCNEKNPFSFDVEGVNYFDMQRDPFI